One genomic segment of Misgurnus anguillicaudatus chromosome 25, ASM2758022v2, whole genome shotgun sequence includes these proteins:
- the nlrc3 gene encoding NLR family CARD domain-containing protein 3, giving the protein MDRHSHIPWQECCYMDLKSNAKQDTSKKMEDPGWLHRHRILLQRFLSTSILVNLVRHLRKEDKLRVQEAELIQETASLKEKVHLLVEVLSGTDPEGAALQIYLQSFHPTEYNLISVHDSVVRQHKDALLQRLPEENDHSYNQAIENSHTSAVLLIDCVSDLQLREHDFVQVSVNRGAGPLHGRGLGLDKLIAPLTRVITAPRVTLTVGVAGSGKSRLVHRFVRLWSGGQIYPEFSLAIPIACWELSSFDRLSIERLLRMFVPYENVDAIICNEACKVLLIFDGLEEFRQPLDFTDAPPTNDPRRDVPVSDLITNIVRGNLLPGAALWLLSRPGVGAKVPAGLVDRVTEVPPLSQAQIKDYINHCNTNTLDAYSLPSENSTSRTPSQSDSHTYIPEDISSRVWAYLNSQKALLILCSVPAVCHIIVTTLSRILKVSDVDTTSLPRTLTEVYAHYCWPHLSNSESAGGGVRKPLSTLGRLAFYSLLRRRHTFSDNELRTYGVDAPPHVGTLGFRILQRKLSWSSDGLVWQFTHTSVQEFLGALFYYNSSRRGMFDLFSESSVSWPRIGFHSHYRAALQKTNQSDAAAQGNLDLFMRFLSGLLAPTTSTLIGGALGVGREEQVNQRNTATTLLQNTVAASGGDAVSMRSVTMVTCLAELQHGEWLRSVEEDLISCSLRGKLKGGVCAVLAYLLQVSEACTEETQLTNCLDSTSLKRLLPQLLYCSKLRMENNVLKEDAMELLGSLLSAKECHIQTLNLAENSISSKGVKPLSRALLVNRTLTVLDLRGNNIGAKGAKTLCEALKINQFLVSVNLQSNHIEDEGARALADVLQSNRKLTMLNIQKNSIGPDGVKRIAEALVKNQTLQDLNLSSNQIGDSGMVVLAQALKVNHILHTLSLQSSSVSDRGIKALSLALQSNRALSSLNLRENSIGVAGAKDIAKALKFNSCLRELDLTANLLHDEGVTAIAEAMKLNRAITSLHLQWNFIKVGAAKALSESLKSNSCIQLLDLQENALGDNGVISLASALKTNSSLNVLYLQGVSACKAGALALADALMVNETLHTLDLRGNSIGMEGAKAFSSTLKKNRSLRSLNLQENSLGMDGAIFIATALRGNHQLTYINLQGNGIGESGAKVVSDAIKAGAPECVVDI; this is encoded by the exons ATGGACAGACATTCCCATATTCCCTGGCAGGAATGCTGCTACATGGATCTGAAGTCCAATGCAAAGCAAGATACGAGCAAAAAAATGGAAG ATCCTGGTTGGTTACACAGACACCGGATTTTGCTGCAGCGCTTTCTGTCCACCTCCATCTTGGTAAATTTAGTCCGTCACCTGAGAAAAGAAGATAAGCTTAGAGTTCAGGAGGCAGAGCTTATCCAGGAAACGGCGTCTCTGAAAGAAAAAGTGCATTTATTGGTTGAGGTTCTGTCTGGCACTGATCCCGAAGGTGCTGCCCTTCAGATATATCTTCAAAGTTTTCATCCTACTGAATATAATCTTATAAGTGTACATG ACTCTGTGGTTCGGCAGCATAAAGATGCTCTCCTTCAGCGACTTCCAGAAGAAAATGATCATTCCTACAACCAAGCTATTGAAAACTCACACACTTCTGCTGTTCTGCTCATAGACTGCGTGTCTGATCTACAGCTGCGAGAGCACGACTTCGTACAGGTGTCTGTCAACAGAGGGGCGGGGCCTCTTCACGGCCGAGGACTGGGATTGGACAAGCTGATTGCACCTTTGACGAGGGTCATCACCGCCCCTCGTGTGACATTGACTGTGGGCGTGGCCGGTAGCGGGAAGAGCCGACTGGTCCATCGTTTTGTCCGCCTTTGGAGTGGCGGGCAGATTTATCCGGAGTTCAGTCTCGCAATTCCTATTGCGTGCTGGGAGTTAAGCAGTTTCGATCGCTTATCGATCGAAAGGTTGCTGCGAATGTTTGTTCCCTACGAGAACGTGGATGCGATTATTTGTAACGAAGCCTGCAAAGTTTTGCTCATTTTTGACGGACTGGAAGAGTTTCGCCAGCCACTTGATTTCACAGACGCTCCGCCCACTAACGATCCTCGTCGGGATGTTCCTGTATCGGATCTTATTACGAATATCGTTCGAGGTAACTTGTTGCCAGGGGCGGCGCTTTGGCTGTTATCAAGACCTGGTGTTGGTGCAAAAGTGCCAGCGGGATTGGTCGATCGTGTGACGGAGGTCCCGCCTCTATCACAAGCACAAATAAAGGATTATATAAATCACTGTAATACGAACACTCTGGATGCGTACTCCTTACCATCTGAAAACTCAACATCCAGAACGCCGAGTCAAAGCGATTCGCACACGTACATACCTGAGGACATCTCATCTCGGGTGTGGGCTTATCTGAACTCCCAGAAAGCATTGCTTATTTTGTGTTCGGTGCCTGCTGTGTGCCACATTATCGTTACAACATTGTCTCGCATCTTGAAGGTTTCTGATGTGGACACAACGTCCCTTCCTCGAACTCTAACAGAAGTCTATGCCCACTACTGTTGGCCACACCTCTCCAATTCAGAATCAGCCGGTGGAGGCGTAAGAAAGCCACTGAGCACTCTGGGCCGTTTGGCGTTTTATAGCCTGTTGCGTCGACGCCACACATTTAGCGACAATGAATTGCGAACTTACGGTGTTGACGCACCGCCCCACGTTGGGACTCTTGGCTTCCGAATTCTTCAGCGTAAACTTAGCTGGTCATCAGACGGTTTGGTGTGGCAATTCACGCACACGTCTGTGCAGGAATTCCTGGGTGCTTTGTTTTACTACAATTCATCAAGGCGTGGAATGTTCGATCTGTTCTCAGAAAGCAGCGTTTCGTGGCCTCGAATTGGTTTCCACAGCCACTACCGCGCTGCGCTGCAAAAAACCAACCAGTCGGACGCTGCAGCCCAAGGAAACCTCGACCTGTTCATGCGGTTTCTCTCAGGACTGTTGGCTCCGACAACAAGCACTTTGATTGGTGGTGCGTTGGGCGTTGGCCGTGAGGAGCAGGTGAACCAACGTAACACAGCGACAACCTTGCTTCAGAATACGGTGGCGGCATCGGGAGGTGACGCCGTCAGCATGCGCAGCGTCACTATGGTTACGTGTCTGGCAGAGTTGCAGCATGGGGAGTGGCTAAGGTCTGTGGAGGAGGATCTTATCAGTTGCAGCCTCCGGGGGAAGCTGAAGGGTGGAGTTTGTGCGGTGCTTGCATACTTGTTGCAGGTATCAGAAGCATGTACAGAGGAGACACAACTGACAAACTGTTTGGATTCCACGTCTCTAAAAAGACTCCTCCCACAACTGTTGTACTGCAgtaagttgag AATGGAAAACAATGTATTGAAAGAAGATGCAATGGAGTTGTTGGGAAGTCTTCTGAGCGCCAAAGAGTGTCATATTCAGACCCTCAA TTTGGCTGAAAACTCGATCAGCAGTAAAGGGGTAAAACCTCTCAGTCGAGCTCTGCTTGTCAACCGGACGCTTACAGTTCTGGA TCTCCGTGGCAACAATATTGGTGCTAAAGGAGCGAAGACACTGTGTGAAGCTCTAAAAATTAACCAGTTTCTGGTTTCAGTCAA TCTGCAAAGTAACCACATAGAGGATGAAGGTGCTCGCGCTCTGGCAGACGTTCTTCAATCAAACCGAAAGCTCACCATGCTAAA TATTCAGAAGAACAGTATCGGTCCAGATGGAGTGAAAAGAATCGCAGAAGCACTCGTGAAGAATCAAACTCTACAGGATCTGAA TTTGTCCAGTAATCAGATCGGTGATTCAGGAATGGTGGTCTTGGCTCAAGCGCTTAAGGTCAATCACATTCTCCACACGCTCAG TCTTCAGAGCAGCTCAGTTAGTGATCGAGGGATCAAAGCTCTCTCACTCGCACTCCAATCGAACCGAGCCCTCAGCAGTCTGAA TCTGAGGGAGAACTCCATTGGAGTTGCTGGTGCCAAAGACATCGCCAAAGCCTTGAAATTCAACAGCTGTCTCAGAGAACTCGA TCTGACCGCTAATCTTCTTCATGATGAGGGAGTGACGGCCATCGCTGAAGCCATGAAGCTGAACAGAGCCATCACATCATTACA TCTACAGTGGAACTTCATTAAAGTCGGAGCGGCGAAAGCCCTGTCAGAGTCTCTCAAGAGCAACAGTTGCATTCAGCTGCTGGA tCTACAGGAAAACGCTCTGGGTGATAATGGTGTTATTTCTCTGGCCTCTGCTCTGAAGACAAACTCTTCTCTCAATGTGCTCTA TCTTCAGGGTGTATCGGCGTGCAAAGCAGGGGCTCTGGCGCTGGCCGACGCTCTGATGGTCAATGAAACCCTACACACGTTAGA TCTTCGTGGAAACTCCATTGGGATGGAAGGAGCCAAAGCGTTTTCCAGCACACTGAAGAAGAACAGAAGCTTGAGAAGTTTAAA TCTACAGGAGAATTCTCTAGGAATGGATGGAGCAATATTCATCGCGACGGCCCTTAGAGGAAACCATCAACTCACCTACATCAA TCTACAGGGTAACGGCATTGGTGAGTCGGGTGCGAAGGTCGTGTCAGATGCTATCAAAGCCGGAGCACCGGAGTGTGTGGTGGACATCTAG
- the cluap1 gene encoding clusterin-associated protein 1 homolog isoform X1 codes for MSFRDLRNFTEMMRALGYPRLISMENFRVPNFPLVAEILIWLVKRYEPQMEIPSDIDTESDRVFFIKAVAQFMATKAHVKLNLKRLYQADGYAVKEMLKITSILYNAMKTKENAIDPSQEENSKFKFDLGSKIADLKVARQLGSEITAKGAALYDLLGHEEDLRENRTAAIARPLEITETERAIRAAVKDVTESIQMTKDLLNNVSSDEASLEAKIEKKKQDLERNQKRLQTLQSVRPAFMDEYEKIEEDLEKQYQTYVEKFRNLSFLEQQLNDYHRAEQERFEEAEMTMKMRQNKLKEEEKRLMRSGAKDEDSDVDIPEDEGSDSDIEDGQQSRPHLLRHAHLSGRGGARFVGSMRGGESEESEDSEIDVDDDDEDGEDDDEEEENEDLDGDNDSLEGSSAKHGRPNRSLHPQILEESDNDF; via the exons ATGTCTTTTAGAGATCTCAGAA ATTTTACAGAGATGATGAGAGCACTTGGTTACCCTCGTCTCATCTCCATGGAGAACTTCAGGGTTCCAAACTTTCCTTTAGTGGCTGAAATTCTTATCTGGCTTGTCAAGAG ATACGAACCTCAGATGGAAATTCCAAGTGATATTGACACAGAGTCAGACAGGGTGTTTTTCATCAAGGCTGTTGCTCAATTCATG GCGACTAAGGCACACGTGAAGCTGAACCTTAAGCGTCTGTATCAAGCAGATGGATACGCTGTGAAAGAGATGCTGAAAATCACTAGCATTCTCTACAATGCCATGAAGACCAAAGAAAACGCCATTGATCCCAGCCAAGAGGAAAACAGCAAGTTCAAGTTTGATCTTGGGTCAAAG aTAGCAGATTTGAAGGTGGCGCGTCAGCTGGGCTCTGAGATCACAGCAAAGGGAGCGGCACTGTACGATCTGCTGGGGCATGAAGAGGACCTGAGAGAGAACAGGACAGCGGCAATCGCCCGACCTCTAGAAAtcacagagacagagagagccATAAGAGCAGCTGTGAAAGATGTCAcg GAGAGCATCCAGATGACCAAAGATCTGCTCAATAACGTGTCGTCTGATGAGGCGAGTCTCGAAGCCAAAATTGAAAAGAAGAAACAGGACTTGGAGAGAAACCAGAAACGTTTACAAACGCTACAGAGTGT GCGTCCGGCGTTTATGGACGAATACGAGAAGATCGAGGAGGACTTGGAGAAACAGTACCAGACATATGTGGAGAAGTTTCGTAACCTCAGCTTCTTGGAGCAACAGCTGAATGACTATCACAGAGCTGAACAGGAACGCTTTGAG GAAGCAGAAATGACAATGAAAATGAgacaaaacaaattaaaagaGGAGGAGAAGAGGCTCATGAGGAGCGGAG CAAAAGATGAAGACTCAGATGTGGATATCCCAGAAGATGAAGGATCTGACAGTGATATAGAAGATGGACAGCAGTCCAGGCCACACCTCTTACGTCACGCCCATTTATCAG GTCGAGGTGGTGCCCGATTCGTTGGCAGTATGAGAGGAGGAGAAAGTGAGGAG TCGGAGGACAGCGAGATCGAtgtggatgatgatgatgaagatggtGAGGATGATGATGAGGAGGAAGAAAATGAGGATCTTGATGGAGATAACGACAGTCTGGAGGGCTCATCTGCCAAACATGGACGACCAAACCGATCATTGCACCCTCAGATACTCGAGGAGAGCGATAATGATTTTTAA
- the cluap1 gene encoding clusterin-associated protein 1 homolog isoform X2, with protein MSFRDLRNFTEMMRALGYPRLISMENFRVPNFPLVAEILIWLVKRYEPQMEIPSDIDTESDRVFFIKAVAQFMATKAHVKLNLKRLYQADGYAVKEMLKITSILYNAMKTKENAIDPSQEENSKFKFDLGSKIADLKVARQLGSEITAKGAALYDLLGHEEDLRENRTAAIARPLEITETERAIRAAVKDVTESIQMTKDLLNNVSSDEASLEAKIEKKKQDLERNQKRLQTLQSVRPAFMDEYEKIEEDLEKQYQTYVEKFRNLSFLEQQLNDYHRAEQERFEEAEMTMKMRQNKLKEEEKRLMRSGAKDEDSDVDIPEDEGSDSDIEDGQQSRPHLLRHAHLSGRGGARFVGSMRGGESEESEDSEIDVDDDDEDGEDDDEEEENEDLDGDNDSLEGSSAKHGRPNRSLHPQILEESDNDF; from the exons ATGTCTTTTAGAGATCTCAGAA ATTTTACAGAGATGATGAGAGCACTTGGTTACCCTCGTCTCATCTCCATGGAGAACTTCAGGGTTCCAAACTTTCCTTTAGTGGCTGAAATTCTTATCTGGCTTGTCAAGAG ATACGAACCTCAGATGGAAATTCCAAGTGATATTGACACAGAGTCAGACAGGGTGTTTTTCATCAAGGCTGTTGCTCAATTCATG GCGACTAAGGCACACGTGAAGCTGAACCTTAAGCGTCTGTATCAAGCAGATGGATACGCTGTGAAAGAGATGCTGAAAATCACTAGCATTCTCTACAATGCCATGAAGACCAAAGAAAACGCCATTGATCCCAGCCAAGAGGAAAACAGCAAGTTCAAGTTTGATCTTGGGTCAAAG aTAGCAGATTTGAAGGTGGCGCGTCAGCTGGGCTCTGAGATCACAGCAAAGGGAGCGGCACTGTACGATCTGCTGGGGCATGAAGAGGACCTGAGAGAGAACAGGACAGCGGCAATCGCCCGACCTCTAGAAAtcacagagacagagagagccATAAGAGCAGCTGTGAAAGATGTCAcg GAGAGCATCCAGATGACCAAAGATCTGCTCAATAACGTGTCGTCTGATGAGGCGAGTCTCGAAGCCAAAATTGAAAAGAAGAAACAGGACTTGGAGAGAAACCAGAAACGTTTACAAACGCTACAGAGTGTTCG TCCGGCGTTTATGGACGAATACGAGAAGATCGAGGAGGACTTGGAGAAACAGTACCAGACATATGTGGAGAAGTTTCGTAACCTCAGCTTCTTGGAGCAACAGCTGAATGACTATCACAGAGCTGAACAGGAACGCTTTGAG GAAGCAGAAATGACAATGAAAATGAgacaaaacaaattaaaagaGGAGGAGAAGAGGCTCATGAGGAGCGGAG CAAAAGATGAAGACTCAGATGTGGATATCCCAGAAGATGAAGGATCTGACAGTGATATAGAAGATGGACAGCAGTCCAGGCCACACCTCTTACGTCACGCCCATTTATCAG GTCGAGGTGGTGCCCGATTCGTTGGCAGTATGAGAGGAGGAGAAAGTGAGGAG TCGGAGGACAGCGAGATCGAtgtggatgatgatgatgaagatggtGAGGATGATGATGAGGAGGAAGAAAATGAGGATCTTGATGGAGATAACGACAGTCTGGAGGGCTCATCTGCCAAACATGGACGACCAAACCGATCATTGCACCCTCAGATACTCGAGGAGAGCGATAATGATTTTTAA